A genomic region of Noviherbaspirillum sp. L7-7A contains the following coding sequences:
- the xdhC gene encoding xanthine dehydrogenase accessory protein XdhC, with amino-acid sequence MTIWLSALLAEQAPAILVTVAHADGSVPREAGARMLVTASRLHDTIGGGHLEYVAERMARAMLAQAPDEAGAQRRLERLPLGPTLGQCCGGVAFLAFERVEPAGHGHFQNIAEALARNAACLRRVPLDSPAPPLLEPAPANAGPTRFISDAQGARWLLDVCAPPAAQLYLFGAGHVGAAIVRAMAGLPCQIIWVDEREDMFPAQLPANVRMEATDTPEALVAAAPGHASFLVMTHSHALDQTLAEAILRRERTGWFGLIGSKTKRISFERRLRQRGITDERLAGMVCPIGIPGIAGKEPAVIAIAVAAQLLQLWQAQAAAGATEHGKKQQA; translated from the coding sequence ATGACCATCTGGCTTTCCGCACTGCTGGCGGAGCAGGCGCCGGCGATTCTGGTGACGGTGGCGCATGCCGATGGCTCAGTGCCGCGCGAAGCCGGCGCCAGGATGCTGGTGACGGCAAGCCGGCTGCACGACACCATCGGCGGCGGCCATCTCGAATACGTGGCCGAAAGAATGGCGCGCGCGATGCTGGCGCAGGCGCCGGATGAAGCCGGTGCGCAACGCCGGCTGGAACGCCTGCCGCTCGGGCCGACGCTGGGGCAATGCTGCGGCGGCGTCGCCTTTCTCGCCTTCGAGCGGGTGGAGCCGGCCGGGCACGGCCATTTCCAAAATATTGCCGAAGCGCTGGCGCGCAATGCGGCCTGCCTGCGGCGGGTGCCGCTGGACAGCCCCGCGCCGCCTTTGCTAGAGCCAGCCCCCGCCAACGCCGGCCCGACACGCTTCATCAGCGATGCGCAGGGCGCGCGCTGGCTGCTGGACGTGTGCGCCCCGCCAGCGGCGCAGCTCTACCTGTTCGGCGCCGGCCATGTCGGCGCGGCCATCGTACGCGCCATGGCGGGCCTGCCCTGCCAGATCATCTGGGTCGACGAGCGCGAGGACATGTTTCCGGCGCAGTTGCCGGCCAACGTCCGCATGGAAGCCACCGATACGCCGGAAGCGCTGGTCGCGGCCGCGCCCGGGCACGCCAGCTTTCTGGTGATGACCCACAGCCATGCGCTGGACCAGACACTGGCCGAGGCGATACTGCGGCGCGAACGCACGGGCTGGTTCGGCCTGATCGGCTCGAAGACCAAGCGCATCTCCTTCGAACGCCGGCTGCGCCAGCGCGGCATCACGGACGAGCGGCTGGCCGGCATGGTCTGTCCGATCGGCATACCAGGCATCGCCGGCAAGGAGCCGGCGGTCATAGCAATCGCGGTCGCGGCACAGCTGCTGCAGCTCTGGCAGGCCCAGGCCGCGGCCGGCGCGACCGAACACGGAAAGAAGCAACAGGCATGA
- the xdhA gene encoding xanthine dehydrogenase small subunit → MSQPIRFYYRGATHTVNDALPTQTVLQHLREDLHCTGTKEGCAEGDCGACTVVIGELQGDTLTMKAVNSCIQFTPSLDGKALFTVEDLKQADDALHPVQQAMVECHGSQCGFCTPGFVMSLWGLYLKREDGGQQGAPCRKEIDDTLSGNLCRCTGYRPIIDAARRMTELPPASFDRTALSDTLRGLRRDAPLRYEFDGRRFDAPRTLDELAQLRAAHPHATLLAGSTDVGLWVTKQMRELPHIIYLGQVEEFRRISEDAGFLEIGAGVTLDEAYGKVCAHYPQLAEMRQRFASLPIRNAGTLGGNVANGSPIGDSMPWLIALGAQVVLHSVAGQRTLALEDLYLGYQKKDMRPDEFVAAVRLPLPQAHPTGALHFRTYKLSKRFDQDISAVCAAFALTLDGERVAKIRIAYGGMAATPKRAAAAESAMRGQPWTEATLAAAMAAMDEDYAPLTDMRASASYRIRTAKNLLRRFWLETRPDAPLANADVNAFAVQPETQA, encoded by the coding sequence ATGTCACAACCCATCCGTTTCTATTACCGCGGTGCAACCCATACCGTTAACGACGCCCTGCCCACCCAGACCGTGCTGCAGCACCTACGGGAAGACCTGCACTGCACCGGCACCAAGGAAGGCTGCGCCGAGGGCGATTGTGGTGCGTGTACCGTGGTGATCGGCGAACTGCAGGGCGACACGCTGACGATGAAGGCGGTCAATTCCTGCATCCAGTTCACGCCCAGCCTCGATGGTAAGGCGCTTTTCACGGTCGAAGACCTGAAGCAGGCCGACGATGCCCTGCACCCGGTGCAGCAGGCCATGGTGGAATGCCACGGCTCCCAGTGCGGCTTCTGCACGCCGGGCTTTGTGATGTCGCTGTGGGGCCTGTACCTGAAGCGCGAGGATGGCGGCCAGCAGGGCGCGCCCTGCCGCAAGGAGATCGACGACACCCTGTCCGGCAATCTTTGCCGCTGCACCGGCTACCGCCCCATCATCGATGCGGCGCGGCGCATGACCGAACTGCCGCCGGCCAGCTTCGACCGAACAGCCTTGTCGGACACGCTGCGAGGCCTCCGCCGCGACGCCCCGCTGCGCTATGAATTCGACGGCCGCCGCTTCGACGCGCCGCGCACGCTGGACGAACTGGCGCAACTGCGCGCCGCCCACCCGCATGCCACCCTGCTGGCCGGCTCCACCGATGTTGGCCTCTGGGTCACCAAGCAGATGCGCGAGCTGCCGCACATCATCTATCTCGGCCAAGTGGAGGAGTTCAGGCGCATCAGCGAGGATGCCGGCTTCCTGGAAATCGGCGCCGGCGTCACGCTGGACGAGGCGTACGGCAAGGTCTGCGCACACTATCCGCAACTGGCTGAGATGCGCCAGCGCTTCGCCTCGCTGCCCATCCGCAATGCCGGCACCCTGGGCGGCAATGTCGCCAACGGTTCGCCGATCGGCGACTCCATGCCCTGGCTGATCGCGCTGGGCGCGCAGGTGGTGCTGCATTCCGTTGCCGGGCAGCGCACGCTGGCGCTGGAAGACCTGTATCTCGGCTACCAGAAAAAAGACATGCGGCCCGACGAATTCGTCGCCGCGGTGCGGCTGCCGCTGCCGCAGGCACATCCAACGGGCGCCCTGCACTTCCGCACCTACAAGCTGTCCAAACGCTTTGACCAGGATATTTCCGCCGTCTGCGCCGCTTTCGCGCTGACGCTGGACGGCGAGCGCGTGGCGAAGATCCGCATCGCCTATGGCGGCATGGCGGCTACGCCAAAACGCGCTGCGGCGGCCGAGTCCGCGATGCGCGGCCAGCCGTGGACTGAAGCCACGCTTGCCGCCGCGATGGCCGCAATGGACGAGGACTATGCGCCGCTGACCGACATGCGCGCTTCGGCAAGCTACCGCATCCGCACGGCGAAGAACCTGCTGCGCCGCTTCTGGCTCGAAACCCGGCCCGATGCGCCGCTGGCCAATGCCGACGTCAATGCCTTCGCCGTGCAACCGGAGACACAAGCATGA
- the xdhB gene encoding xanthine dehydrogenase molybdopterin binding subunit: MNIQTESFIKQGVKQGTDWAEVGRAHPHESALLHVSGEASYTDDLPELQGTLHAALGLSQKAHARVRAIDLDKVRSAPGVVAVLTAQDIPGVNDCGPIIHDDPILADGLVQYVGQPLFLVVADSHDSARRAARLGMVDYEELPAILTPKAARDAQSFVLPPMQLRRGDAQAALQAAPRRLRGELHVGGQEQFYLEGQIAYAIPQEDRGMLVQCSTQHPSEMLHVVAHALGLSSHQVRVECRRMGGGFGGKESQSALWATAAAIAAARLKRPVKLRADRDDDMMVTGKRHCFYYEYDLGYDDDGRILGAKIEMVSRAGFSADLSGPVATRAVCHFDNAYYLSDVDIRAMCGKTNTQSNTAFRGFGGPQGAIAIEYLIDDIARELGRDPLDVRKANFYGRNDAEGRNVTPYGQKVEDNVIHELVAELEASSQYRARREAVCAYNAASPVLKKGIAITPVKFGIAFNVSHLNQAGALVHVYVDGSVLVNHGGTEMGQGLNTKVMQVVAHELGITLNRVRATATDTSKIANTSATAASTGADLNGKAAQAAARQVRERLAEFASGRYGGAASEVRFAADQVHVNGEVYPFVEIVAQAYLARVQLWSDGFYATPGLHWDSKTMTGHPFSYYAYAAAVSEVVVDTLTGEWKLLRADGLYDAGNSLNPAIDVGQVEGAFIQGMGWLTTEELWWNEAGKLMTHAPSTYKIPAVSDCPEAFSMRLFSNSNVTDSIHRSKATGEPPLLMPFSVFFAIRDAIASVGGNKVNPPLRAPATSEAILDAVDAVRAAAV, encoded by the coding sequence ATGAATATCCAGACCGAATCCTTCATCAAGCAGGGCGTCAAGCAGGGCACAGACTGGGCCGAAGTCGGCCGCGCCCATCCGCATGAATCCGCGCTGCTGCATGTGTCCGGCGAGGCCAGCTACACCGACGACCTGCCCGAGCTGCAGGGCACGCTGCATGCCGCGCTGGGCCTGTCGCAGAAGGCCCATGCCAGGGTGCGCGCCATCGACCTGGACAAGGTGCGCAGCGCGCCCGGCGTGGTGGCGGTGCTGACCGCGCAGGACATCCCGGGGGTCAATGACTGCGGCCCCATCATCCATGACGACCCCATCCTGGCCGACGGCCTGGTGCAGTATGTCGGCCAGCCGCTGTTCCTCGTGGTGGCCGACAGCCACGACAGCGCCCGCCGCGCCGCCCGCCTGGGCATGGTCGACTATGAAGAGCTGCCAGCGATCTTGACGCCCAAGGCCGCGCGCGATGCGCAGTCCTTCGTGCTGCCGCCGATGCAGCTGCGGCGCGGCGACGCGCAGGCTGCGCTTCAGGCCGCGCCGCGCCGGTTGCGCGGCGAGCTGCATGTGGGCGGCCAGGAACAGTTCTACCTCGAAGGCCAGATCGCCTATGCGATTCCGCAGGAAGACCGCGGCATGCTGGTGCAATGCTCGACCCAGCATCCGTCCGAGATGCTGCATGTGGTGGCCCATGCGCTGGGCCTGTCCTCGCACCAGGTGCGGGTGGAATGCCGGCGCATGGGCGGCGGCTTCGGCGGCAAGGAATCGCAGTCGGCGCTGTGGGCCACCGCGGCCGCGATTGCCGCGGCCCGCCTGAAGCGCCCGGTCAAGCTGCGCGCCGACCGCGACGACGACATGATGGTCACCGGCAAGCGGCACTGCTTCTACTACGAATACGACCTGGGCTATGACGACGACGGCCGCATCCTCGGCGCGAAGATCGAGATGGTCAGCCGCGCCGGCTTCTCGGCCGATTTGTCCGGGCCGGTTGCCACCCGCGCCGTCTGCCACTTCGACAATGCCTATTACCTGTCGGACGTGGATATCCGCGCCATGTGCGGCAAGACCAATACCCAGTCCAACACCGCCTTCCGGGGCTTCGGCGGCCCGCAGGGCGCAATCGCCATCGAATACCTGATCGACGACATTGCCCGCGAACTGGGCCGCGATCCGCTCGACGTCCGCAAGGCCAACTTCTACGGCCGCAACGATGCCGAGGGCCGCAACGTCACGCCCTACGGCCAGAAGGTCGAGGACAACGTGATCCATGAACTGGTGGCCGAGCTGGAAGCGAGCAGCCAGTACCGCGCCCGGCGCGAGGCGGTGTGCGCCTACAACGCCGCCAGCCCGGTGCTGAAGAAGGGCATCGCGATCACGCCGGTGAAATTCGGTATCGCCTTCAACGTCAGCCACCTGAACCAGGCCGGCGCGCTGGTGCATGTGTATGTCGATGGCTCGGTGCTGGTGAACCACGGCGGCACCGAAATGGGCCAGGGCCTGAACACCAAGGTGATGCAGGTGGTGGCGCATGAACTGGGCATTACGCTCAACCGGGTGCGCGCCACCGCCACCGACACCAGCAAGATCGCCAACACCTCCGCCACCGCCGCCTCCACCGGCGCCGACTTGAACGGCAAGGCGGCGCAGGCGGCGGCGCGCCAGGTGCGCGAGCGGCTGGCCGAATTCGCCAGCGGCCGCTACGGCGGCGCCGCCAGCGAAGTGCGCTTCGCAGCAGACCAGGTGCATGTGAACGGCGAGGTCTATCCCTTCGTCGAGATCGTGGCGCAGGCTTACCTCGCGCGGGTGCAGCTGTGGTCGGACGGCTTCTATGCCACGCCCGGCCTGCACTGGGACAGCAAGACCATGACAGGCCATCCCTTCTCCTATTACGCCTATGCGGCGGCGGTGTCGGAAGTGGTGGTCGATACCCTGACCGGCGAATGGAAGCTGCTGCGGGCCGATGGCCTGTATGACGCCGGCAACTCGCTGAACCCGGCCATCGACGTCGGCCAGGTGGAAGGCGCCTTCATCCAGGGCATGGGCTGGCTGACCACCGAGGAACTGTGGTGGAACGAGGCCGGTAAACTCATGACCCATGCGCCATCGACCTACAAGATCCCGGCCGTGTCCGACTGCCCGGAAGCGTTCTCGATGCGTCTCTTCAGCAACAGCAATGTGACCGACAGCATCCACCGCTCCAAGGCCACAGGCGAACCGCCGCTTTTGATGCCGTTCTCGGTGTTCTTCGCCATCCGCGACGCGATCGCCAGCGTCGGCGGCAACAAGGTCAACCCACCGCTGCGTGCGCCGGCCACCAGCGAGGCGATCCTCGATGCGGTGGACGCGGTGCGCGCCGCCGCCGTTTGA
- the guaD gene encoding guanine deaminase: MSDTIQAYRGSVLHFNDDPAFAGDSYHWHEDGLLVVDGERVLAAGDYDALAATLPAGAQLHDLRGKLILPGFIDTHIHYPQSDMIASPAPGLLPWLETYTFPTERKFQDPAHAGDVARFFLDELARSGTTTAMVYCTVHPESVDAFFTESSARNLRMIAGKVMMDRNAPAFLCDTAESGARDSEALIRRWHKQGRQLYALTPRFAPTSTEAQLELTGDLARAYPDTYIQSHVAENADEIAWVKTLYPQARSYLDVYDRYGLLRERAMYGHCIYLDDADRARMAETGAAAALCPTSNLFLGSGLFDFPAADAARMRLSLATDVGGGTSFSMLRTMNEIYKVARMGGTYLPALRMFYLATLGGARSLCLEDTIGSFRPGNEADFVVLDPQCTPLLARRTKRCESLEELLFALALLGDDRTVAATYSAGRRLPFSSGAKAD, from the coding sequence ATGAGCGACACCATTCAGGCATACCGCGGCAGCGTGCTGCATTTCAACGACGACCCGGCCTTCGCCGGCGACAGCTATCACTGGCATGAGGACGGCCTGCTGGTGGTCGATGGCGAGCGCGTGCTCGCCGCCGGCGACTATGACGCGCTGGCCGCCACGCTGCCGGCCGGTGCGCAGTTGCACGACCTGCGCGGCAAGCTGATTTTGCCGGGCTTCATCGATACCCATATCCATTATCCGCAGAGCGACATGATCGCCTCGCCCGCGCCCGGCCTTTTGCCCTGGCTGGAAACCTATACCTTTCCTACCGAGCGCAAGTTCCAGGACCCGGCACACGCCGGCGACGTCGCCCGCTTCTTCCTCGATGAACTGGCCCGCAGCGGCACTACCACCGCCATGGTCTACTGCACCGTGCATCCGGAATCGGTGGATGCCTTCTTCACCGAAAGCAGCGCGCGCAATCTGCGCATGATCGCCGGCAAGGTGATGATGGACCGCAACGCGCCTGCCTTCCTGTGCGACACCGCCGAGAGCGGCGCCCGCGACAGCGAGGCGCTGATCCGGCGCTGGCACAAGCAGGGCCGGCAGCTGTATGCGCTCACGCCGCGCTTTGCGCCGACCTCGACCGAAGCCCAGCTCGAACTGACCGGCGACCTGGCGCGCGCCTATCCCGACACCTATATCCAGAGCCACGTCGCCGAGAACGCCGACGAGATCGCCTGGGTGAAGACGCTGTATCCGCAGGCGCGCAGCTACCTGGATGTGTATGACCGCTACGGCCTGCTGCGCGAACGCGCCATGTACGGCCACTGCATCTACCTCGACGATGCCGACCGTGCCCGCATGGCCGAAACCGGCGCCGCGGCGGCGCTCTGCCCGACCTCCAACCTGTTCCTGGGCAGCGGCCTGTTCGACTTCCCCGCCGCCGATGCCGCGCGCATGCGGCTGTCCTTGGCCACCGATGTCGGCGGCGGCACCTCGTTCTCGATGCTGCGCACCATGAACGAGATCTACAAGGTCGCCCGCATGGGCGGCACCTACCTGCCGGCGCTGCGCATGTTCTATCTCGCCACCCTTGGCGGCGCCCGCAGCCTGTGCCTGGAAGACACCATAGGCAGCTTCAGGCCCGGCAACGAAGCCGACTTTGTTGTATTGGATCCACAATGCACGCCACTGCTGGCACGCCGCACCAAGCGCTGCGAATCGCTCGAAGAATTGCTTTTTGCTCTTGCATTGCTGGGCGATGACCGGACTGTGGCGGCTACCTATTCCGCCGGCCGGCGGCTTCCGTTCTCCTCTGGGGCAAAGGCTGACTGA
- a CDS encoding ABC transporter permease → MLRLEPRPAPSRLMSCASPLLAVLLTTLCGAILFSLLGKNPLAGLSVFFWEPIKNLRGWTEIGVKCTPLILCAIGYAICYRSSVMSIGAEGMLVAGAIGGGGMALLLDKGGNGGAAMIAMIVVAGMLAGMAWAGLTALLKDRFNTNEILVSLMLVYVAQLLLSYLVTGPWKDPMGFNFPQSKMFSSGLLLPTLVPTTRLNLGFVFALLAVLAGWVFMSKSFAGFRLQVGGMAPAAARYAGFSQRKALWMTLLISGAAAGLAGTIEAIGPVGQLTPSMSPGYGFAAIIVAYVGRLHPVGILFSSFIMALFYIGGELAQSRLGLPSAITGVFQGMLLFFLLGADVLIGYRVRRSK, encoded by the coding sequence ATGCTTAGGCTCGAACCGCGTCCCGCGCCGTCGCGCCTGATGTCGTGCGCCTCGCCGCTGCTGGCGGTGCTGCTGACCACGCTGTGCGGCGCCATCCTGTTTTCCCTGCTGGGCAAGAATCCGCTGGCCGGCCTGTCGGTATTCTTCTGGGAGCCGATCAAGAACCTGCGCGGCTGGACCGAGATCGGCGTCAAATGCACGCCGCTGATCCTGTGCGCCATCGGCTATGCGATCTGCTACCGCTCGTCGGTGATGTCGATCGGCGCCGAGGGCATGCTGGTGGCCGGCGCCATCGGCGGCGGCGGCATGGCGCTGCTGCTGGACAAGGGCGGCAATGGCGGCGCCGCGATGATCGCCATGATCGTGGTCGCCGGCATGCTGGCCGGCATGGCCTGGGCCGGTCTCACCGCCTTGCTCAAGGACCGCTTCAACACCAATGAAATCCTGGTCTCGCTGATGCTGGTATATGTCGCCCAGCTGCTGCTGAGCTACCTGGTGACCGGCCCCTGGAAAGATCCGATGGGCTTCAACTTCCCGCAGTCGAAGATGTTTTCCAGCGGCCTGCTGCTGCCGACCCTGGTGCCGACCACGCGCCTGAACCTGGGCTTCGTGTTCGCGCTGCTGGCGGTGCTGGCGGGCTGGGTATTCATGTCGAAAAGCTTTGCCGGCTTCCGGCTGCAGGTTGGCGGCATGGCGCCGGCCGCGGCGCGCTACGCCGGCTTCTCGCAGCGCAAGGCCTTGTGGATGACGCTGCTGATCAGCGGCGCGGCTGCGGGTCTGGCCGGCACGATCGAGGCGATCGGCCCGGTCGGCCAGCTGACGCCCTCGATGTCGCCCGGCTATGGCTTTGCCGCCATCATCGTCGCCTATGTCGGCCGGCTGCACCCGGTGGGCATCCTGTTTTCCAGCTTCATCATGGCGCTGTTCTACATCGGCGGCGAACTGGCGCAGTCGCGGCTGGGCTTGCCAAGCGCGATTACCGGCGTGTTCCAGGGCATGCTGCTGTTCTTCCTGCTGGGCGCCGACGTGCTGATCGGCTACCGCGTACGCCGGAGTAAATAG
- a CDS encoding ABC transporter ATP-binding protein: protein MNARLTLTGITKKYPSVVANDGVSLTVQPGEIHAVLGENGAGKSTLMKIIYGAVKPDAGQVLWNGSEARIANPAAARQLGIAMVFQHFSLFDTLTVTENIALGLPSDTKLDTLAARITETASQYGLELEPQRHVHTLSVGERQRVEIVRALLTRPQLLILDEPTSVLTPQAVEKLFGTLRQLASEGCSILYISHKLDEIRALCHTCTVMRGGRVTGVCDPRQETAASLSRMMIGSELPHVESRSHTPGAARLVVNRLSLAKSHPFATELQDISFELLAGEILGVAGVSGNGQQELLAALSGEDPRAAHDAIRLDGRPVGRFNAARRRDLGLGFVPEERLGRGAVPEMSLAANVLLSHQGPATVGMGMIKNGAIGTMAASIIDRFRVKAGGPQSLAKSLSGGNLQKFIVGREVVRQPKVLIIAQPTWGVDVGAAAQIRSELIALRDAGCAVLVISEELDELFEISDRLMVIAKGRMRAPVPARSVSREQIGLWMSGMEQAETVAERNHA, encoded by the coding sequence ATGAATGCGCGTTTGACGCTGACTGGCATCACCAAGAAATATCCCTCCGTGGTGGCCAATGACGGCGTGAGCCTGACGGTGCAACCCGGCGAGATCCATGCGGTGCTGGGGGAAAACGGCGCCGGCAAGTCCACCCTGATGAAGATCATCTATGGCGCGGTCAAGCCCGATGCCGGCCAGGTGCTCTGGAATGGCAGCGAAGCGAGGATCGCCAATCCGGCCGCGGCCCGCCAGTTGGGCATCGCCATGGTGTTCCAGCATTTCTCGCTGTTCGACACCCTGACCGTGACGGAAAACATCGCGCTCGGCCTGCCGTCCGACACCAAGCTCGACACCCTGGCCGCCCGCATCACCGAAACCGCCAGCCAGTACGGCCTGGAACTGGAGCCGCAGCGCCATGTGCACACCCTGTCGGTGGGCGAGCGGCAGCGGGTGGAGATCGTCCGCGCGCTGCTGACCAGGCCGCAGTTGCTGATCCTGGACGAGCCGACCTCGGTGCTCACGCCCCAGGCGGTGGAAAAGCTGTTCGGCACGCTGCGCCAGCTGGCCTCGGAAGGCTGCAGCATTCTGTACATCAGCCACAAGCTCGACGAGATCCGCGCGCTGTGCCACACCTGCACCGTGATGCGCGGCGGCCGCGTGACAGGCGTGTGCGATCCGCGCCAGGAAACCGCGGCCAGCCTGTCGCGCATGATGATCGGTTCCGAGCTGCCGCATGTCGAAAGCCGCAGCCATACGCCCGGCGCTGCGCGGCTGGTGGTGAACCGGCTGTCGCTGGCGAAAAGCCATCCCTTCGCCACTGAGTTGCAGGACATTTCCTTCGAACTGCTGGCCGGCGAGATTCTCGGCGTGGCCGGCGTCTCGGGCAATGGCCAGCAGGAATTGCTGGCCGCGCTGTCGGGCGAGGACCCGCGCGCCGCCCATGACGCGATCCGCCTCGACGGCCGTCCGGTCGGGCGCTTCAATGCGGCCCGGCGGCGCGACCTGGGCCTGGGCTTCGTGCCGGAGGAAAGGCTGGGGCGCGGCGCGGTGCCTGAGATGTCGCTGGCGGCCAATGTGCTGCTGTCGCACCAGGGGCCGGCCACGGTGGGCATGGGCATGATCAAAAACGGTGCGATTGGCACAATGGCCGCTTCGATCATCGACCGTTTCCGGGTCAAGGCTGGCGGGCCGCAGTCCCTGGCCAAGAGCCTGTCGGGCGGCAACCTGCAAAAATTCATTGTTGGCCGCGAAGTGGTGCGCCAACCCAAGGTGCTGATCATCGCTCAGCCGACCTGGGGTGTGGACGTCGGCGCGGCCGCCCAGATCCGCTCGGAACTGATCGCCCTGCGCGACGCCGGCTGCGCGGTGCTGGTGATATCGGAAGAACTGGATGAACTGTTTGAAATATCGGACCGGCTCATGGTGATCGCCAAGGGCCGGATGCGCGCGCCAGTGCCGGCGCGCAGCGTGAGCCGCGAGCAGATCGGCTTGTGGATGAGCGGCATGGAGCAGGCGGAAACCGTGGCGGAGCGCAATCATGCTTAG
- a CDS encoding porin, producing the protein MQSKFPLVKLLLSTAIAAAFASPAMAQTSVNVEGIADMYVGSMKNSGDTGRVTRMGSGGMSTSYLGFKGVEDLGGGLKASFTLGAFFQLDSGTQGRFGGDTLFSRDANVALSGNFGALTLGRMISPVTLPAFLFNPIGDSFTFSPLILHKAVPTNGWAGSFAGDTGWSNSIRYTTPSFGGLTANLYYQPGEASAAAGKKNIGGNVLYFNGALSLTAAYHDVEVNNPTDTNNGVSVVKPVTLTGANVFTPSTTTINPTEQKLWLVGGAYDFGVAKLFATYDQSKHNVADLRDKTGTLGLSVPAGGAGKILAAVAQTRRTSDLFSELRRTTYTIGYDYNLSKRTDLYTYLMNDKVTSYDNAQSFAVGVRHRF; encoded by the coding sequence ATGCAATCCAAATTCCCCCTCGTCAAGCTGCTGCTGTCCACCGCCATTGCTGCGGCCTTTGCCAGCCCTGCCATGGCGCAAACCAGCGTCAATGTCGAAGGCATCGCTGACATGTATGTCGGCTCGATGAAGAACAGCGGCGATACTGGCCGCGTTACCAGAATGGGCAGCGGCGGCATGTCGACTTCCTACCTTGGTTTCAAGGGCGTGGAAGACCTGGGTGGCGGCCTGAAGGCTTCCTTCACGCTGGGTGCGTTCTTCCAGCTCGATAGCGGCACGCAAGGCCGTTTCGGTGGTGACACCCTGTTCTCCCGCGACGCCAACGTCGCGCTGTCCGGCAACTTCGGCGCGCTGACCCTGGGCCGCATGATTTCCCCAGTGACCCTGCCGGCATTCCTGTTCAACCCGATTGGCGACTCCTTTACCTTCTCGCCGCTGATCCTGCACAAGGCCGTCCCGACCAACGGCTGGGCGGGTTCCTTTGCCGGCGACACTGGCTGGAGCAATTCGATCCGCTACACCACGCCGTCCTTCGGCGGCCTGACCGCTAATCTGTACTACCAGCCGGGCGAGGCATCCGCCGCCGCTGGCAAGAAGAACATCGGCGGCAACGTGCTGTATTTCAACGGCGCGCTGTCCCTGACCGCTGCCTATCATGATGTGGAAGTCAATAACCCGACTGACACGAATAATGGTGTAAGCGTCGTCAAGCCGGTGACCCTGACCGGTGCCAACGTCTTCACCCCGAGCACAACCACCATCAACCCAACCGAGCAGAAGCTGTGGCTGGTTGGCGGCGCATATGACTTCGGCGTGGCCAAGCTGTTCGCCACCTACGACCAGTCCAAGCACAACGTTGCAGACCTGCGCGACAAGACCGGCACCCTGGGCCTGTCCGTACCGGCCGGCGGCGCTGGCAAGATCCTGGCAGCCGTTGCCCAGACCCGTCGCACCAGCGACCTGTTCTCCGAGCTGCGCCGCACCACCTACACCATCGGCTACGACTACAACCTGTCCAAGCGCACCGATCTGTACACCTACCTGATGAACGACAAGGTCACCAGCTACGACAACGCGCAGAGCTTCGCAGTTGGCGTGCGCCACCGCTTCTGA
- a CDS encoding DUF6352 family protein, which produces MTNDFWPDCGYSLLRRDADHRLLLTPEFLRAAWQRPEVAPVEESLEAERRLHAALLDDPLRPVTKAELATLQDADAVDNYRVMLEWRERLTAAPTLEAAYLALFRTEVTAPPVLIRSLTQTLLRGMLEGCGDPLRLRAAELFFRAQKVSLRDGAVLLADADTVRLHETGGNYGDLGRLLAEARIKPRRVELDVLDRGNADRYWSRSERFDTVLDFRFGGDGLKAFCSLVEQWLHHFYQLQATVTPLRAIEDAHWAWHIGLDAQASGILNDLYQGKTLDAARQHRILSLFRMDFADGSLLRPEMAGQPVYLAAAMDEENVLRVKPQNLLVNLPLARTA; this is translated from the coding sequence ATGACCAATGATTTCTGGCCCGACTGCGGCTATTCCCTGCTGCGCCGCGACGCCGACCACCGCCTGCTTCTCACACCCGAATTCCTGCGTGCTGCCTGGCAGCGGCCGGAAGTGGCGCCGGTGGAGGAATCGCTGGAGGCCGAGCGCCGGCTGCATGCCGCGCTGCTGGACGACCCGCTGCGGCCTGTAACCAAAGCCGAGCTGGCTACGCTGCAGGATGCCGACGCGGTGGACAACTATCGGGTGATGCTGGAGTGGCGGGAGCGCCTGACCGCCGCGCCGACGCTGGAAGCGGCTTACCTTGCACTATTCCGCACGGAAGTGACAGCGCCTCCGGTGCTGATCCGCAGCCTGACCCAAACCCTGCTGCGCGGCATGCTGGAAGGCTGCGGCGATCCCCTGCGGCTGCGGGCGGCCGAGCTGTTCTTCCGGGCGCAGAAGGTGTCGCTGCGCGACGGCGCCGTGCTGCTGGCCGACGCCGACACGGTGCGCCTGCATGAAACCGGCGGCAATTACGGCGACCTCGGCCGTTTGCTGGCCGAAGCCCGCATCAAGCCGCGCCGGGTCGAGCTTGATGTGCTGGACCGCGGCAATGCCGACCGCTACTGGTCGCGCAGCGAACGCTTCGACACGGTGCTCGATTTCCGCTTCGGCGGCGATGGCCTGAAAGCGTTCTGCAGCCTGGTGGAGCAGTGGCTGCACCATTTCTACCAGCTGCAGGCGACGGTCACGCCGCTGCGGGCGATCGAGGATGCGCACTGGGCCTGGCATATCGGCCTGGATGCGCAGGCCAGCGGCATCTTGAACGACCTGTATCAGGGAAAGACGCTGGATGCGGCGCGACAGCATCGGATTCTTTCGCTGTTCCGGATGGATTTCGCGGATGGCAGCCTGCTGCGGCCGGAGATGGCCGGGCAGCCGGTGTATCTGGCGGCGGCGATGGATGAGGAAAATGTGCTGCGGGTCAAACCGCAGAATCTGCTGGTGAATTTGCCGTTGGCGAGGACGGCATGA